The Dendropsophus ebraccatus isolate aDenEbr1 unplaced genomic scaffold, aDenEbr1.pat pat_scaffold_934_ctg1, whole genome shotgun sequence genomic sequence agccatagaacactgaagaaaaacacacaatcttctcccagagagaaaacaccatacCGAGGACAGATGTttctgctgcactacttatgtcctcctctatattacacaggatatctccatattacactgctgctcatatacagtcatccagcatccaggaagagaccagcacagatctccccccacacaatgggctcttccagctcagaaacaaactgccaaatagtgactaacaacttttccccgaccacccttatctaatagggccagtgtcctataagaatgttgctcataatatatactcatgagcaaaacttgtaaaattcaaatcaaaattcaattctacatttttttaagattttaaagctggagtcggtaaattttttccgactccagccaaaactagctccgactccacagccctgattggTCACTACTATAAAATGCAAGCAAACACAAACCACCCATGTACAGCAACCTCTCTAATTCTAGACCCACCACAGGCCAAACAAGCCACAGCTTAAGCACAAACCTTGTCATCTTTTTTTGCAGTGATATTTAGCTGCAAACCCATCTTGGCCAATATACAAGGTGCTCCAGAGCTTCCATTGACTCTGTAATCCCCAGTGTCAGGTGTTTTGGGGACAACTGGTGCTGTAGTTGGCGGACGAGTAGGGACAGTAGtaggagcagtagtagtaggagcagtTGTAGGAGTAACATCTTCTTTACAAAGTGTTGctatattaaaacaaataaataaaaaatattagaaaTAACACATCTTCTCAgtaacacattaaaggggtattcccccccaaaattatttttttgcattaatacgttgctcacccgtagctttccatctttccaatataaatttattacggattctgcacagttttgctgttatctaggtgcccccaaccccacggattgcatagaatcatcagctcagtccactccgacacgctccctgctcctggccccgaccctcagagacggcatcacgtgtcctctgtctcttcaatgggctgggttagcgcttctaacccagcacactgaagagagggaggacagtgacacagtgACAGCAGCAGCTGCTGCTGAGCACGGtcaccctctctgacagcagagtgtaccccccccccttcgccCTGGAGCTCATCTGCCCCACCCCCTGATCTCCCGGTGGCTGACCGCGAACCacccgtccccccccccttcccgtgaTCTCCCGGTGGCCGACCGTGAGCAcccccgacaccccccccccgtgatcgccCGGTGGCCCGTCCGCACAGCTCTGCAGCTGATCCCATCGCTACCCGGCCGCAGCTCACCCAGtcagtgcagcccccctcccccagtgcgatCTTCTGGCGGAGGCCACCCGCCCCCCGCTCAGAGCTCACTCGGCCCCGCAGCCGCCACCACGCCCGGCGAGTGcagttcccccctcccccagcacgaTCTCTTGGTGTCCGCTCgcggtccccccccccatcccccccctcattAGAGCCCACGGCAGCCGGcattcactccccccccccccccccctgcagctcacccggtgactgcagaccccccccccctagccctctcagctctgttacatcgccctctcagctctgctacatcgccatcatcaggcagaagcattgcatgatgggaaatgtagtttcctaactgaatatagaccatcttttagaaaaacttgtaactcaggaatggcagcagctagaaagatgggagatggctcaaaatactcagggggacttgagtAAGgcaagctaggtttgggagcatctctttttttttttagctcttggggggggggggaggaatacccctttaatgtttaaagGGAcggttatttttcttttaaaaataaaCTGACAATAGGGTGCTTACTATTGCATTTGTCAAAGGGGTGTGtgtcacagaaaaaaaatatgatataatttatgtattatatacacatacacacttatTAATACACTTTAAAGAGTGTTTGCAATTTGAGGTACACCAATTCTTCTTTTACCATGGCCTGGAAAATAGCAGTAAAATAGAACAAGAGTCTCCCATACCATTTCCTGTGTAATCGGTGCCGGTAAAATAAGCTTCCAGTTTAACATTATGAAATGTTGCATTTGCATTTCCCATGATGATAAGGTGTGGGCTGGTACACTGGTaataattgctggttttggctGATATTTCTGCTTTGTTTGATGACACTTGCTTGGTACCTGGAATATAAAGAATATGCTatgagcttaaaaaaaaaagaagatatatCTAGATTATTATTTATTACCGACGACTAATTTTGCTTACCATTTTCACTTGAATCTGGGAAAGTATTCAAATCTGAAACATTGTAAGTAAACACTACTTGGTTAATATAGTATTCTGTTTCAGATTTATTAAAATTTATGCTAAGCGAGTAGCCAAGTCCAAATGTAAAGGCCAAAACTGGTGGGTCACAAGAACTCTTATTGTCCACTACTGCACCTGAAGGTAATGGAAAATTGGCAATAGCCTGCAGAGAAAATAGAGAGAGGACAACTATGTTACCAAATGCTGATGGATTGTAGACACAGATTATCAAGCTCGACAAATTTTGACTCTAATCACAAACTTTAGTTTCCTCCACCAATGAGttgcaataatatatatatatagtagaagagaagaagcagcactgctttaatgtagtattggtggtgccagcggatcttgatccagaccaaagatcgtagtgagtatatatgcagtgaatccacagcactccagcgtagtgaaaaagctctataggctgtgtttattcagtcaatacatagtgcaacactccgaacgcaacgtttcagtgactgtcacgcttgaaaatggtgacagagagtcactgaaacgttgcgtttggagtgttgcactatgtaTTGACTGAAGAAACACAGCCTATagagctttttcactacgctggagtgctgtggattctctctctcatatatatatatatatatatatatatatatatatatatatatatatatatatatatatatatatatatatatatatatatatatatatatatatatatatatatatatatctagatatagatatagatatatatagatatatatatatatatatatacatacacacacacagtggtaagagtaacttggattgaaagcatTTTGCAAGagcagctcacagtttttctacattgtaacttggtttaagagcattgctttggtttaagagctccctgtactgagtgggagggggagtgggggaggtgcatggtctgcattagcagggtctacagcactgtactctgatccagaaagtctccctcaccttccaaatcatagcagatccacttcaggctgggcctTGCATAAggggcaggactgtggag encodes the following:
- the LOC138781138 gene encoding lysosome-associated membrane glycoprotein 1-like, with the protein product SQNLSSLIICVYNPSAFGNIVVLSLFSLQAIANFPLPSGAVVDNKSSCDPPVLAFTFGLGYSLSINFNKSETEYYINQVVFTYNVSDLNTFPDSSENGTKQVSSNKAEISAKTSNYYQCTSPHLIIMGNANATFHNVKLEAYFTGTDYTGNATLCKEDVTPTTAPTTTAPTTVPTRPPTTAPVVPKTPDTGDYRVNGSSGAPCILAKMGLQLNITAKKDDKNVTYVFNIDPKQVEAKGNCSGNYAALRLASKDVDLLFNFTLNSTESKFFLGHVHLNTTVPETFNIDSGSLSYLQTTTHKSYKCNSEQTFQITDSFSINTYNLQIQAFDIDGNKFGPAVDCTEDQNGMLVPIVVGAALAGLVLIVLIAYLIGRKRSHAGYQTI